ACTTTCCTGGAAGTGGCAGTTATAAAACGATTTTAAATTGATATGTCTTCAACAATAAAGGATACATGGTTACGCATTACTTGTCCATTTATTCTTATTAGTTTAAGTCTGGTGAGCCAACAGTTATTGGCGCTAAACGTTGATAAGGCTATTATAGCAGCACGCCTTATCTTTTTTATCGTTCTGAATTTTGAGTTGGCACGCGTTATCATATTGTTGGTTCGCAGCAGGTTCCCTGGACTAGCATTAACAAAGCGACGCATAGTAACGTCATCTATTTTATCAGTACTACTTACGTTCGTTGTCATTAGTTTATCTACGTGGGTCAGTCGGTTATATGGCGATAAGCCCGTTAGTTTTTTTGATGAGACTGTGCTTAACTTCTTGCAATCATTTTGGATTGGTGCTTTGATAGTGGCTCCCTATGAGGTGCTCTACTTTTACTATCTGTTGTTACGATCGGAAAAAGAAAAAGAGCAATTGCAAAAGGCTACTATAGAGAGCAGGCTGCACTCTTTACAAGCACAGATCAATCCGCACTTTCTGTTTAACAGCTTGAATACGCTGGCGGCATTAACAGTTAAAGATCCTTATAAGGCAGAAGCCTTTACCATTGAGATGAGTGCTGTTTATCGGTACTTGCTTCTAAATAATACACAACGCCTCACAACGGTAAAGAATGAACTGGATTTCATCCATTCTTTTCTGCACTTATTGAAAACCCGTTTTGATGAAGGCTTTACGTATTGTGTTGATGTAGATCCGGCCTTTCATGCTTATTTGATGCCACCACTGACCTTGCAAATACTTGTGGAAAATGCGGTAAAGCATAATAACTTTTCTGACTATGCACCGTTGCATCTGCATATTTCTGTAGATGACGATCAGCAATTGGTTGTAACCAACACGCTGCAAAAAAAGGCGCAAACAGGGCCAGCCTCTGGCTATGGTCTATCCAATATTATATCCAGGTACAACCTGTTACAGCAGCGAGAAGTGATGGTTATAGAATCGGCTAATGAGTTTAAAGTTGTTCTACCCTTAATCAGTTCGGTATATGAAGGTGCTTATTGTTGAAGATGAAAAGCTGGCCATAGAACGGATGCAAAGGCTGCTGGCGGAAATAGCCCCGCCAGTGGAAGTGGTAGGCAGTATGAAAACCATTAAAGACACGGTAACCTTTCTGCAGCAGTCGGCTACGCCCGATTTAATACTAATGGACATAGAGCTAAGTGATGGAACCTGTTTTGATATATTTAAGCAAGTAGCTGTAACCAGCTTTGTAGTATTTACCACCTCTTATCATGAATATGCGCTGGAGGCTTTTCGCGCAAATAGTATTGATTACCTGTTAAAACCAATACGGCAGGTTGATCTTCAAAATAGTATCAACAAATATTATGAAATGAAGCAGCAATTTGTGGCTGCTTATCAAACAGAGACCTTGCAGCGGGCCCAGGATCAAATACAAGAGGCCTGGCCGGTTACAAGCTATCGCTCTCATTTTCTGATCAAGCAGGGACAGCGCTATAAGACAGTTGCTGTAGAGGATATTGCGTACTTCTTTGTCGATGGGCGACTCACCTATTTAATGACCTGGAACAAGACAAAGATGGTTATTAACCACACCTTAGAGGAAGTAGAGAAAATGGTTGATCCAGGCAGGCACCACAGAGCCAACAGGGCATTTGTTGTACATAAGAAAGCCGTGCAAGGATTTAAAAATACACTGAATGGAAAGTTGCAAGTGGAGCTTTATCCTTTAATCCAAAAAGAAGTAATGATTAGTAAGGAAAAGGCTACTGAGTTTAAGAACTGGATGCGTGAATGAGTCTGGATGTAAATGATGTATTTAAAGCAGCAGGTATTTTTTGATCCGAAAGCGGTTGTCCGGAAGCGCTATTCAGCGACCCAGGTGTTCGAATGTTGCTCTTAGCGTTGCTTTGTTGTCCACAATGACTACGTTAGGTGATGTGTCTAGGGCCAAAAGCAATAACAGCGTTTAATATATAATCGGGGTAACTATATAACCCTTTTTGCGTAGAAGCCTAATAACTCCATTTTCGCCAGCCAAATGAGCACAACCGAAAGCAAAGAATGTCGCTTGCTTTTTCATCGCTTTTTCTATAGTGGGTATCCATCTTTTATTGCGCTGATCTAATATTAGTTCAGCTTGTGGATCTTTGTAACCGCTTTTGTTTATTGCCACACTGTTATAAACTGCTGTAATGTTCTTTTCACCATACAAGGAAATAGTAAGAA
This genomic interval from Flavisolibacter tropicus contains the following:
- a CDS encoding LytR/AlgR family response regulator transcription factor, with protein sequence MKVLIVEDEKLAIERMQRLLAEIAPPVEVVGSMKTIKDTVTFLQQSATPDLILMDIELSDGTCFDIFKQVAVTSFVVFTTSYHEYALEAFRANSIDYLLKPIRQVDLQNSINKYYEMKQQFVAAYQTETLQRAQDQIQEAWPVTSYRSHFLIKQGQRYKTVAVEDIAYFFVDGRLTYLMTWNKTKMVINHTLEEVEKMVDPGRHHRANRAFVVHKKAVQGFKNTLNGKLQVELYPLIQKEVMISKEKATEFKNWMRE
- a CDS encoding sensor histidine kinase, with the protein product MSSTIKDTWLRITCPFILISLSLVSQQLLALNVDKAIIAARLIFFIVLNFELARVIILLVRSRFPGLALTKRRIVTSSILSVLLTFVVISLSTWVSRLYGDKPVSFFDETVLNFLQSFWIGALIVAPYEVLYFYYLLLRSEKEKEQLQKATIESRLHSLQAQINPHFLFNSLNTLAALTVKDPYKAEAFTIEMSAVYRYLLLNNTQRLTTVKNELDFIHSFLHLLKTRFDEGFTYCVDVDPAFHAYLMPPLTLQILVENAVKHNNFSDYAPLHLHISVDDDQQLVVTNTLQKKAQTGPASGYGLSNIISRYNLLQQREVMVIESANEFKVVLPLISSVYEGAYC